The Vigna unguiculata cultivar IT97K-499-35 unplaced genomic scaffold, ASM411807v1 contig_465, whole genome shotgun sequence genome has a segment encoding these proteins:
- the LOC114171997 gene encoding uncharacterized protein LOC114171997 isoform X1, which yields MHICGYVPPWLCQILACMGSCLGCFPNPPTIKGQGMSNISEDFWSSSALEIDQRAFQSQKSVASIGLPSDPQSSSGIQIDSSEFVNDGLLLWNQMRRYWVRNKRSQKKKEVGEPLISWNTSYENLMGTDKAFPRPIPLGVSSCMHWIVSSHFHVHDRSFTSLVSISLFNNFNPASLIYNVYQERNRCKHMTLSYKTETYAGFFSFMHSYLVIFC from the exons AAGTTGTCTGGGATGCTTCCCAAATCCTCCTACGATTAAAGGCCAAGGAATGAGCAACATATCAGAAGATTTTTGGAGCAGCAGTGCTTTGGAAATAGATCAGAGGGCATTTCAATCCCAGAAAAGCGTCGCATCAATTGGCTTACCTTCTGATCCTCAAAGTAGCTCTGGCATTCAGATTGATTCTTCTGAATTTGTCAATGATG GTCTTCTTCTCTGGAACCAAATGAGGCGATATTGGGTTAGAAATAAAAGGTcccagaaaaagaaagaagttggaGAACCTCTAATAAG TTGGAATACCTCTTATGAGAATCTAATGGGAACCGACAAGGCTTTTCCTCGGCCCATTCCTCTTGGAGTAAGTTCTTGCATGCATTGGATTGTCTCTTCTCATTTCCATGTACATGACAGGTCATTTACAAGTTTAGTGTCTATTTCtctctttaataattttaatccaGCCTCTCTCATTTATAATGTCtatcaagaaagaaatagatgCAAACACATGACTTTGTCCTATAAAACTGAAACATATGCAGGTTTCTTCTCATTCATGCATTCTTACTTGGTTATTTTCTGTTGA
- the LOC114171997 gene encoding uncharacterized protein LOC114171997 isoform X2, with protein MHICGYVPPWLCQILACMGSCLGCFPNPPTIKGQGMSNISEDFWSSSALEIDQRAFQSQKSVASIGLPSDPQSSSGIQIDSSEFVNDGLLLWNQMRRYWVRNKRSQKKKEVGEPLISWNTSYENLMGTDKAFPRPIPLGVSSCMHWIVSSHFHVHDRKWLNFLLIFGRWKDYMTKQTKQGFFP; from the exons AAGTTGTCTGGGATGCTTCCCAAATCCTCCTACGATTAAAGGCCAAGGAATGAGCAACATATCAGAAGATTTTTGGAGCAGCAGTGCTTTGGAAATAGATCAGAGGGCATTTCAATCCCAGAAAAGCGTCGCATCAATTGGCTTACCTTCTGATCCTCAAAGTAGCTCTGGCATTCAGATTGATTCTTCTGAATTTGTCAATGATG GTCTTCTTCTCTGGAACCAAATGAGGCGATATTGGGTTAGAAATAAAAGGTcccagaaaaagaaagaagttggaGAACCTCTAATAAG TTGGAATACCTCTTATGAGAATCTAATGGGAACCGACAAGGCTTTTCCTCGGCCCATTCCTCTTGGAGTAAGTTCTTGCATGCATTGGATTGTCTCTTCTCATTTCCATGTACATGACAG GAAATGGTTGAATTTCTTGTTGATATTTGGGAGATGGAAGGATTATATGACTAAGCAGACAAAACAGGGTTTTTTTCCTTAG